The Anguilla rostrata isolate EN2019 chromosome 2, ASM1855537v3, whole genome shotgun sequence genome contains the following window.
CCTGTAGCGCTGTTATTGTGTTGGTGCAGGTAGCATAGCAAATTCCAACGGCACCCAGATCAGCAGCCGATATCAGTCAGAGAAATGCCGATCCTCCTATTTGTGCTATTTCTCTTCTGTAGTTTTACGTGCAAAGCAGTTGCTGGCTTTTTTGTGACTGCATCAGAGGCGCTCAGCTACCCCGCCCCTGTGGTGCATTTGTGGGTAGCAGTAACCCAAGAAGCaccattggaaaaaaatataacattacaaacacaatgACAGCCACCTATGAGCAAATAAAAGTAGTATTATACGTATTGGTGACAACACggataatgtttttaaatcctCTGTACCAAACAAGTCTTATCATTTGCTCGCTAGGTACTTTGGAAATGATGTGCAAGGTGGAACTCACAATTTAGACAGGAGACAAGCATTTTTCCCTTGCAGTTGGAGActgatttgcatatttatattgtattttattagcAAAGACTTTCCCTCTATTCATATTTAGTTATCATTAATTTAAAGTCTGTTGTATTTTGTGATGGCCAGCAGGCCCCTATGTTGCATTTTAACAACATGCACAAAAGTGCACATAAATAacacattgtgttttttctAACAATTTATGCAATAGTTTTTTCTATTATATTTCCACCATGTCAATGTGTTTTCAATGaacagcagtgacatcactgttcCTAGAAAACTTCCAACAGGTTCAGTATTTTGTTTACATGTGAGCTAGCAAGCTGATACAGATACTTTTTGGAGAAGTTTCAAAGACAGTATTatctataaaaatgtattaattaacaTTGGggccatgtttttttccaaTGGCAGTGCGCTCCTGCAACCAGGAATTCACATACTGTCATAAAATGTGAACTGTGAAAAGTGAAATGTGACACTGGTTGAGACTAGTATTACCGTTCTTGTCCATCTCAATGGGTATTACCGGTATCAAACTTCACTTTAAATGTTACAGAAATCAAAtgataaattcaatttagaaaaatctgttttaattatGTATAGTTAACAGAAAAAATAGACACCTATCGGTTAAGTACCATGTTAGCTCTCAGTACAACCTGCAATAAATCCATGATTTTCaataatgtcaataaaatatgcacaattctgcaatgcaaataaaataatcgTATTACTGACCTAATTATCTACTTGAGAAGAACTGGCTATATCTGACAGTAATGATTATTATGAGTGAatgtatataattataattaatataatatgcttattcatttaataatgtcaACGTTGAACCTCTGCAAATgcacttttattaaaaaatagtAATTACAAAATATCAGTATTGACGGTATGGAGATCATTACACTGGTGTAGGATAGTGCACCGTATGCCATCGTTTAAACCAAACACCGCTACAAGAAGCGCAAAGTCCGGTTTGAACTGTGGATTCCAGGGTCTTTagcactcacttcattactgactagttttaaaggcatactatgcagatCTTTTCCCTTGCTTTGCTCCTGtgttcacaataaaaaaacaactccaTTCTCAACCCTGCCTACAACCCCAAGATGATAAAGCTCATGGACCAACAGAACAGCTACGTATATATTTTGCTCAGGCTAGCAATGTTGGTAGCTTTGTAACATCGGATTGCAGACCATAGGAATCATATATCTTTCAAAATTACAGCAATAGTTGCATTCATACCAGTCAGGCAGTCACAAGTATCCCAAAATGCTCAACTGATAAATTAAATAGCAGAAATCCCCGCTGTCATATGCAGCAAGGTTTTGGGGTGGCTAGCTTTACCTTAGGTATGATGGAACAAACCTATCCTAGCCACAGCTAGCACAGCTCCAGTCTTCTCTAGCCTGCCTGGAAGCACGAAAAAATTCTGTAACATAAGCAGgcatattcacaaacacatcacTGCATTGTCACTTTTCAGCAAAGTTATCGGGTAGCCATCTTAACCTTAGGTGTGATGGAACAAACCTAGGCTAGCCATTGCAATATACACAAACACGTTATTTCACTGctgctattattttttatagatttttttttcatctttacatAGTCTAGGTTCATTTATCTATTGCAGCATGGCTCTCCCACCAAGTAGCTCGATGGGAGACCACCTTCCCCTTCAGCAGgtcttctctctcccacactaaCGCTGCTGAAAGCTGAAACACACCACTGCAGTCGCCAATTCATACACCTTTGATCTTATAATTCTTCTTAACTGGCCACAAGCTTTTCAGATACAGCCGCAAAGAAAAAAGGGTCACAACAAGAAACATCCCGAACactttttagaataacaaatacagccAGATAAGCAAGGACTGGGAggaagtgcacacagacacaatcatCGACTattgaatattaatatattactCGTAGTTGTATATAAGCAGATTAGAAAATACCCTCTTAATTAACTTAGTCACAAGTAGCTAAGGCACCATGTTGGGAAAGCTACTTTAATGTATGATAACTGGATAATTTAAAACTTCCCAGTAATTAAGTATTGTTGCTGGGGAAGACATAAATAAGTACATATCATATTTAGTCTTAGGCTAGCAGCTGTTAAAAGAAGCATCTCTCTGCAAGTTTATTAGGAACAGAGTAAGTTACACATGCGCAGATGAAATGGTATTTCTTTGGTCTTTGAAATGGTCTGTAAGCAACAAAGATGATGAAAACACATAGATCATCCACTTACAAAAAATGATGTCAAATTGTGACAGTCAATTAAGCTGGGATATGCAGTTTTTATAATTTTCAGGGAAAGCAACTATTTGAAAACAACTACTGGTGGCATTTTTGCTACGCAGAGAAAGATAATACAGTGAAAcccttttaatttgaaatgacatAACAAGGATGGGTTTACAGTATTAAGGCAGGTTGTACTCTGCTGAGGACCCTTCCTCAAGATCTTAGGGCATCAGAAATGTagttttgatttttaaacaaataagcaaTCTGTACCCTATCATGTACCCTTCAAATAGGCTTGATTTTGTAGTGACATGATTTGTGAAACCAACACGGCCAGTTAAAATGGTATGACACTCAGAGCAGTGACATTCATGCCTTGAAGAGGATTAAGAGAAGCATTATGTCCATCACCCTAATTGGCTCTGAGGGGCCTTTTTTTAGCAACCTGTCACTTGAATAGCTCTGGGAAGTGTGATAATGAGATCGCAAGGCATAGAAGACAGTTGATCTGAAAGAGCAAAATATGTGACTCAGAAACTTGGATGCATTTATTCTGGCTAAAGTACATGCTTTCAGATCTTACACATGGGAGGtgctttgcttttttcattttccatgctGGCAGGTGGAGGTGCTTGACCCAAGTAAGGAAAGCTTCTGGTAGAAGCAGGATACGGGGATCAATTGGTTGTCAAAAACCCTCATTCAAAACAAGGACAAATCTAATCTGTCAAGTGCTGGTGAAGATAAAAGCTTCCAAAAATGATGAAGAAGTTCCCCATTCTTCTTTAGAGCAAACCATAATGTGTCCTAAATTAATTCACAGGGGCATAACTGGCCCAAATGGTGAATCccaacagacaacacacactTTCCAACAAAGGAAAAGTTACAGAGGAGTAGCTTAAGTCATCAGTAACTAAAGCCAGTgatgtttgtttctgttctctGACAGACAAAACTATCTTCCAGAAACAGCAGCCTCAATATAATTACGCTGCACAGTAGAAACACTAAGGGAAAGTGAAGAACCTAGGTCCTTAAATTAAAATCATCTTGAAAAAAATTAGATAATGATGTGCTATGCAAGTAGGCACTGAACATAGGAGGAATATGGAATAGCCATTCCATAGCTGGTTTTAACACAATGAAGAAAATGTTCTAAGTCACTGCCCTTCCTTCTTTAGCATCAAGCATCAGTCTATTTAATCTGTGCTTTCGCTGGTCAGGAGAGGGCAAAAGATTACCACATGGGAAAAGGTTCATAACCCAGCAGGAGGCACAGGTTAAGCCTTAATGTGTTTCAGCACAGAGGAATATTATTGCATGATTTGCTTGTTCAGAAGAATCTTTAATCAAAAATTTGAAACATTAACAATTCTGCATGGTAGAACTACTGGTAAATCAGTCCTATGGTTGGTGaaccagctgcagcaggtaaTTGCATTGAGACTCAACCCACAAAAAAAGCTTCCCCATAGAGTTCTGCTGGGACAAGACTCTGGGAAACATATATGCTGGAGCAGACATAGCCTGTAATGGctcaaagcaaaaaagaaagaaaatgtttttaatgacgGACAGAAGTGATCAGGTGACATTCAGgacctgtattcataaagcatctcagaacagagtgctgatctaggattcTGTTCACCCTGCCCATATGCTAACCGTATCCACTGTGAGCCaaaaggcaaaactgatcctggatcagtgctCCTACTCAAATGTTTGATGAATATGGGCCCAGTGGAGCGGCTGTAGCTCGCTGAGCCTTAGCTGGGAGCAATTTTGCTTTTAGCTGACAGGTAATGCCTCTCAGCAAGTGGGAGGCCTGGGTTCAAATCTATTCTCAATCCTTACACCTAAGCTTCCATAAAACAATGTCATTCAGGGGGCAGGGAAAGCGTGTTTCATTAGGGCTTCTGCATTCACCTGCCCCCACCAAGTGCCACAAACTTCATCTGCTTGTCCATCTTTCTTAATGGGTTCGTGACATTAAAGCAAAGTTCTCCCAAGGCAGAAACACCCCCTGGATCAACTCTGGGCCTGGGCACAATGAACTGTGAGACAAAGAGCAAAGAGACTGTggctgtaaaaatatttttaaagtgttttaagaCAATGACTGGAGGCCCACTTTCTGAGTAGCTGTTTAAGTAAATAACCTTTATGTGGATAGACATGAACGCAGTTGAATATTATGTAGACGCAATACAGTTATGATTTATTGGAGCCTGCTCTGACATGAGATAAGGTCATAGTGTCCAGTTTATGTGTCCAATTTTTCtatacaaaaattaaaacaacaattaCTAGTAAAAAGTCTAAGCTTCATGCAATTCaatattttacacaaacatATACCTAGGAAAATAACACCATTTGGAACAAATTTTAGAAATCTTAAGAACATAGCTGATCCTCTGATGGTCAAAGAATTTAGAAAACAAGGCCATCCTGGTTAAAGTAATTTCATAAAAAGtccaaaaaatatgtttctgtgagTTCACTAattgaacatacagtacataaaattaAGTATTAAAAGTATGCTAGTATGAGGGGTTAATCCATTTGTATAAATAACCTAGTAGATCATGTGACTTATTTGAAAACTAGTTTTACCTTTATTatacaaatgaaagaaatgtttttattgggctCCTAATTAGCTCAATTGGTTATGGTGCACACCACAACTGCACAACCATCCCAAAGTCATCGGTTTGTCCACAGCAGTGAGATGAAATTGGTCTTGTGCCACCAGGTGTAGGGTAAATTATGTTTGCCTGGATTACCATTATACTGGTTCCTCCCAATGACTCGAGGCACTTTCAAGCTAGCAGTCATCATCAGTGAGATACAACTCCACCAATCGGCCTTAGCTCTGTTTAAAGCTACACTGACAAGGCACAGTTCATCTGTTACTCTAGTACATAACAAGGTTTTAGTACCAGACACCAGGGGTGAATTCCATAAGACATAATGTAACAATCATGCCAGTGGGAGATAATAAAACGGCGAGATGTCGTGGAGAAAATTTCTAGCTCCACATgtcatatatacattttcaataaTGATTCATAATCTTCTCAAAGCCAAGATAATTATAAcatttttgtacgtcgctttggataaaagcgtctgataaatgtaatgtaatcttatGGTTATGGAAATTTGGGCTCACGCTGAAACAAGTAGAAATGCAAATATTAGCTAATATTCTGTTTAAGCAGTacaattttactttattttttacacagacTCGCACTTCTATCAGCAATACGCAgattgaaaatataaatgaataacgTACTCAATAGACTGGTCCAACAGCCTCATCGCAGCAGAAGAATACATGTATTAACAAGTCGACCGACGGTCATTTCTCTCATAAGGGTAATCAAAGAGCCAGGGGCTGTGTGAATTAAAATTTCGTGCATAATAACAAAACATTGCCTATCTGCCTAGAAACTGTAGAAAAGCTGCACTGTTTACGAACCAGAacccaaatttaaaaataaattaattaataaaacttCACAGTGGCTCTCAACCTGTTCACGAAGTGCCGTCGAGATTTAAggtgattttaaaataacagtgaGAAAGATTAACATTAGGCGTTTTATGTGATGTCCCTCacctaaaaatatatatcgATAAATAATGATACGTGTTATTCCATACACTCCATGCTaacttgaatataaaaaaacaacagttgcTATTTTCATGTTTGCAACGCTCTGGCGTACAGAAACAGGTCGAATGTTGGTAATGGCTTAGATAATTCTGTTCAGTGGTCAAAAGTatcacaaatacatttaaactttCGTTTTCTCTCGTCTTACCTGTCTGTTCTCCTGTCTGTCCGTTTctatcctctccctctcctctcccgtgCATGTGACGAATTCAGCTAGAATCTCACGAAAACGGGTAGGGTAATCTTTTCCTTAGTCACATCTCACAAGGACGTCATAAAGGCATCAAAATTTCGGCGTCCCATTAGTCCGCTAAACCCGTGGGTGTGTATCCTCATCCACTCAGACTTGCTGAAACGCGAATCATGCCTTCCCAGACTTCCCTCATTCCGATGTATCGATGAAGTCCTGAACACTCCCTTCAAAACCCACCAGTTGCTCTCAACACACTCTTTGCTAAGAGCCTTATCTTATTAGTGGATTTACATGAGCTCGTTGCTGTATTGAAGGCATGAACAAGCTAACTGCAAGAGCTGCGCCTGTGCTTTAAGCACGTTTTAATGGCTGTACCTGTTTCATGGGGAACAGACGAAGCAGGCTATTGTGCGTATTTGTGAGTTAAATTGTATATCTAGTCACAACAGCTAGCctacattaaattaatatgaaacatGAAGGGCCGATACACGGTCATAAACTTTTATGTAATTAGCTTTAGGTTCAGGCTTTAAGCGTGGCGTTATGCATAACCTGTAATGAAGTGTACAAAAGACCTATTAGTGAACAGTCACACAAATTATTACTGCCTTCCAATCAATTTCAGTCGCCGAAGTTCAAATTCACGCTGAAGTCTACCTTCCATTTAACAAGTGGAGGCATTTTCAGCAGACTCAGAATAGTTCTGGTAATAGACTAATTGACCCGACTAACACTAGGCAATCCAGATTAGCCGATAATAAGGATCTGTAAAACCATGGGGTTTTTTTGCTATAATAATGAGCAATGCTCCACAAGCGTACATATTTTACCATCATTGGCTTTCAGACTGTATACAGAAAACCGTTTTAAGGAGATACAATACTCACCAGGAAGTATTAATtactattttacattatattaatgtACTTCAGCAAAAGATTAAGGTAGAATCCCTGGAATCCGCAATTGGAAAATTTCAAAGCTGATCTCAGAAATATAATGATGAGCCGATGATGGTTTTCAGTGGACACTACTGAAGTAGCACTCAGATTAATTCTATAGCACAGGAATCCCGAAATAATCGAAGACCCTTCAGTGAAATTATTCAACATTTACGTGatggattttgaaaataaaatagcaattgCTCCAAGCATAGATAAATGTCCTTAAGactagaaatacattttttaaaaacatgtagtTAATTCATTGCACTGCACTAAACTAAAATACTAGAAATTGCAGGAAgttaatgcatgtttttatagTATCAAGTTGACCCAGGCACAAAGAGAAGAGCATCTGGGAGTTTGCTAGTcttgttggcaaaaaaaaaacagtcttctAGATGTGCTATGAGAAACTACATGATTATAACTAACTTCTGATTACAACTGTGTTCTGAATTATCTGAAAGTAAATCCCTGCAGCTAATCCAGAACTTGTCAACAACCTTCCCAAGCATGCTTATGTCACACCCTTCATCTCACCTCATTGGCTAGCCGTTACAACTCGCATTAAGTTTCAGATCTTGGTACAAGCCTACAGGGGATTTAATGCCACCATACCTTCAATCAATGTTCAAACCTTGTAAACGGGCCAGATCTCTCCATTCCGCAAGCTTGGGGTGAATGGCTTTCCCCTCCCCAAGTCGTTGCTTTGTCCTGTCACAATGCCTGCCTGCTTTGGtccccccagtggtggaataaTTTCTCAAAGTGGTCAGGACAGCAGTATCATTGGCCATCGTCCGATACGGCCTGTGGTTATATGGCTGCATGAACATAATTTGTATCtattcaaaacatttattatggTTCTAGGTTAGTCCCGTTTACTTGCTCTGGATATGAGCATCTGCAATATTAATAGAAcataatgctgaaaatgtttataGAAAACTGTATTATAATACAGAAACTATATCATCTTTCAAGCAAGCCTTTAACCAATGTGAAACCAAATTCCTCATGCATTGCACATCTGAGTAGTATAACAATGCTGATGGGATAGATTTTAATTGTCAAATGCTAAAAACTCTTCCCACTTTAAATTTTGTTACAATACCTAGAACCTagtcataaattattttaactgaGGAATAATGTGCCATTGtcaatttttaataaaagacAGATCCTTGTGATAAACATGATTCCCAAATGTTGCCAAACCAGTAGAGCAGCTCCTTTTGCATTGAAGTACAGTTAGACTCAAACGCAGTTAAGCCAGCACTGCAGAGACGGAGTGGCATTTTAATGACAGTCAAATGTTCCAACACTGTTTTTGTGAGTGCATTTGTGTAATTAAcaattcaaactcaaagtgGGAATTCAAAATGTGCTTCAAAACGCTTATCCCACCTCTAAAAACTGTAACAAACTAGACAACTTACAACACTATCAGAATTTAACTCTAAACCACCACTGGTGTGTTAAAATGTGCcattacttacttacttactaaAATGTGACAGAGGAGAATGTTCCAGCCTTTTCTCCTTAGACCATGTCTAATATCTCTCAAGTTTATGGGGACATTGAGAAAGGTTAAATCATCACCAGGGCTTGTGTTTCACGTTGTGCAAAAGTACAGAGCAGGTTCACTTGTCTCTGTGGATTGGCTGATATggtgagcacagcacagtgaataAGAGGAGCACTGCCTGCATGGGACCTGAGTTCCATAACTGGAGTGTGATGCAACACCTGTGATTCACCGCTGCCAGTCTGCATTccattggggaaaaaacacagacagaagaaGCCAATTATGAGATCACTGATTATTTCAAGTTTGTATTTAGTTATGTGCCAAGGTGACatgggagggagggcagggtgCGGAACACAGGTGGTTCCTTTTATTGTGTAAAAGAACAGTCTTAAATATGACTTAACATTTCTTGATCCGTCAAAAACAACATAAGGGCTGGTAGTTGCAGAATGAGAACATAAATGACACAGTAGTCCTTTTGGGGTAGATAGCAGTATGAGGGGCCAGTGACAGAGAGTGAAGTTCAAAGGTCAGAGGACAAAGCTGCAGACATGAAATAACTGCGGCATTCATTCCCACTGGCCCCAATACAGCCGGTCAGCGGCAGTCCAGcactgggaaggggggggggagggtgctaCAGCTATACGGGGGTCATCTCCCCTGCCTTTCCATCACTCCCTCCCGGTGCTCCTTCCTGGCCTTTCTGTGTCACGTACTGCTGGAGGAGCGCGCTCAGGCGGGCTGGGTGGTGCTGCAGCACGGCGGCCGTTTGGGACGTCTGCAGACTCAGTGCGCTAACGACTTGCCCCTGAACCGTGGCCAGAGATGGTAGTTTAGAGTAGCTGACCAGCCCCTGGAGGCTCAGCAATGTGTTCTCAATGCAGGCTCCTGTAAAGTGAGAGAAGTAGAGAATGAGAGAATTCACACCTCAATCATCTGCTCATTTGAGGCCAGTCATCTACAGGTAGAGGACAGTGGTTAACCTCTAAAACCAACAGAGGATCCAGAAAATCAGTACCAGTGACCTTAATTTTAGTTAATCTAAAATTACATTCAAGGGACCATCTGTTTGAATGTTAATAAAAATTGACTaaatttggttttcttttttttaagtcagcATTTAGTTCATAACCAGAGCTCAGAACCCAAAACCTACCCATGAGCACCATCTGGGGCACAGCCCTCAGGCCCTGCAGCATCTCCTTGACCTTGGGCTCCTTGCTGACGAGCAGTACTGTCGGCCCAATGAAAAGGGGCTCCATGTTACTGTACTGGGAGTCCTCCAGGAAGGCTCGCATCACCTGTTAAAAAACATGAGTTTAATTCTGTTGTTGGCCATTTAATGTTATTGTGATCTTCTAGGAACTGCTTTGGACATTCAAAGCTGTATTATGCACGAGAACCCAATTTTTCGTGGGAATACCTGAAAGCGTGTCAGGCAACCATAAATGCATTATCAAAGGTTTCATGTAGACCACACTGAAGCCCCCTCCCAAGCCAGCAACTTACATAACTTTGCAGTGTTCACCATTTACCAACCTCCAAAGGTCCTAGACCCATTGTAAATTTAGAAAATTGCAAAGAACACATTTCAACCACAAAGAATCGATTAAATGAAAGGCAATGGAGCTCAAGGTAAACAGGATAAATAGCGCAATGAGAGACAAGACAAGCCTCAAATGTCACATCCATTCCGTCGTAAAAGGCTGTAAAACATTTCACTCAATCTAACATACCTCTAAACGGGAATGCTAACAATTCTATCAAGTGATACCCCCCACCCTAATTTGTTTATAAGCCATC
Protein-coding sequences here:
- the mrpl10 gene encoding large ribosomal subunit protein uL10m isoform X2, with the translated sequence MHFLKQKLLAVTEYVPPKPSASKRRVPQVKPHQEESGLAVLLKREVQSIFQECKMIAVVHNSATNAEEMLHLKHRLSKHGIAVRFFPNQVMRAFLEDSQYSNMEPLFIGPTVLLVSKEPKVKEMLQGLRAVPQMVLMGACIENTLLSLQGLVSYSKLPSLATVQGQVVSALSLQTSQTAAVLQHHPARLSALLQQYVTQKGQEGAPGGSDGKAGEMTPV
- the mrpl10 gene encoding large ribosomal subunit protein uL10m isoform X1: MAATLCGKLLLRQGWLPVTHCVRHGSKAVTRHRKPMHFLKQKLLAVTEYVPPKPSASKRRVPQVKPHQEESGLAVLLKREVQSIFQECKMIAVVHNSATNAEEMLHLKHRLSKHGIAVRFFPNQVMRAFLEDSQYSNMEPLFIGPTVLLVSKEPKVKEMLQGLRAVPQMVLMGACIENTLLSLQGLVSYSKLPSLATVQGQVVSALSLQTSQTAAVLQHHPARLSALLQQYVTQKGQEGAPGGSDGKAGEMTPV